A stretch of the Bacillus sp. FJAT-18017 genome encodes the following:
- a CDS encoding NUDIX domain-containing protein, giving the protein MIYRRKTYKIQPEKLNDFNEFFHSYLYPNQIKYGAKLIGRWVNDKQTEILAIWEYKSIEQYESIESLIRNSELHKNAKEKIKELGELYMEDNQDFLTSTANYHSPKHIISVSGYITNKAGEVLLVRNFHRSDTMEMPGGQVEEGETLEEAIHREVFEETGVKIDLHGITGIYQNITSGVTCIVFRGEYQSGEVRNAENETSEVYFTKLNKENINQFITRNQFRSRTLDAMEPNYLPYEAFKARPYELINRYEVKKEYS; this is encoded by the coding sequence ATGATATATAGAAGAAAAACTTACAAAATTCAGCCTGAAAAACTAAACGATTTCAATGAATTCTTTCATTCCTATTTATACCCAAATCAAATTAAATACGGAGCCAAATTAATAGGCCGATGGGTAAATGACAAACAAACCGAGATTTTAGCTATATGGGAATATAAAAGTATTGAACAGTATGAAAGTATAGAAAGTCTCATAAGAAATAGTGAACTACATAAAAACGCTAAAGAAAAAATAAAAGAATTAGGCGAACTATACATGGAGGATAATCAAGACTTTTTAACTTCAACTGCTAACTACCATTCGCCTAAACATATAATATCTGTCAGTGGATATATAACCAATAAAGCTGGTGAAGTATTGCTTGTTAGAAATTTTCATCGTTCCGATACTATGGAAATGCCGGGAGGCCAAGTAGAAGAGGGTGAGACCTTAGAAGAAGCCATTCACCGGGAGGTTTTTGAAGAGACTGGAGTTAAAATTGATTTACATGGGATAACAGGTATTTATCAAAACATTACAAGTGGAGTAACTTGTATAGTATTTAGAGGTGAGTATCAATCTGGTGAAGTAAGGAATGCAGAAAATGAAACATCAGAAGTTTATTTTACTAAATTAAATAAAGAAAATATAAATCAATTTATTACAAGGAATCAATTTAGAAGCAGAACTCTTGATGCAATGGAACCAAACTATTTACCGTACGAAGCATTTAAAGCCAGACCATACGAACTAATTAATCGTTATGAGGTTAAAAAAGAGTATAGTTAA
- a CDS encoding nucleotidyltransferase domain-containing protein has product MGDFNKLEPIIAAHKFINKCFPSCDGALLAGSVVRGEATETSDLDIIVFDKKIVSSYRESIIDFDWHIEVFVHNLISYQDFFESDYKRARPSLPRMVSEGLVIKDNGVVDSIKIQAEQLLAKGPEKWSIETITTKRYFITDTLDDFIGCNERAEGIFIANALAELVSEFVLRTNNRWIGASKWIIRSLKQYDVKFTEQFIVAFDVFYKNGDKTEIIKLVDDVLYPYGGRFFNGFSLGKK; this is encoded by the coding sequence TTGGGGGATTTTAACAAGTTGGAACCAATTATAGCTGCACATAAGTTCATTAATAAATGTTTTCCGTCTTGTGATGGAGCATTGTTGGCAGGAAGTGTGGTGCGTGGGGAAGCGACAGAAACCTCTGACCTTGACATAATAGTGTTTGATAAAAAAATTGTTTCATCTTATCGGGAATCCATAATTGATTTTGACTGGCATATAGAAGTGTTCGTTCATAACTTGATCTCCTATCAAGACTTTTTCGAAAGTGATTATAAACGAGCGAGGCCTTCGTTACCACGAATGGTTTCAGAAGGTTTGGTCATTAAAGATAATGGCGTAGTTGACTCAATAAAAATCCAGGCGGAACAACTGTTAGCAAAAGGACCAGAAAAATGGTCAATAGAAACAATAACTACTAAGCGATATTTTATTACGGATACTCTTGATGATTTTATTGGCTGCAATGAAAGAGCAGAAGGTATTTTTATTGCGAATGCACTAGCGGAGCTTGTAAGTGAGTTTGTCTTACGAACGAATAATAGGTGGATCGGGGCATCGAAGTGGATAATTCGGTCTTTAAAACAATACGATGTTAAGTTTACAGAACAATTTATTGTGGCATTTGATGTGTTTTATAAAAATGGAGATAAAACTGAAATTATCAAATTAGTTGATGACGTGTTATATCCATACGGAGGAAGGTTTTTTAATGGTTTTTCTTTAGGGAAAAAGTAA